Within the Salvia hispanica cultivar TCC Black 2014 chromosome 4, UniMelb_Shisp_WGS_1.0, whole genome shotgun sequence genome, the region gaaatacacatataatctttaaatacaaaaattaacaataagGATATTTTGGTAATTGTCGTGTTCCATCTATAAAAtacagtaatttttttaaactaacttataaatcaataaatcatagtctactacaaaaattatatcttgAGATTATGTTATTATATTCATACCCATACGACCaaataaaatcttaatatatttagtaTTTCAGCTGTaagttattaaataaaatactacttgGAGCTAGCCTAGCCCTGAGATGCTGATCTTAAGCGGCCTCCTCtctttctcaaattttcttgaaaaatgtAGTGGAGTACTAACATTATGTGTTCCAATAGGtgaacaaaaattatttattatttaaatattttattactagtactccATTTAAATAACGTCCTTTAAAACACTACGCTACTAGCCTTTTTCCCTACAATGTAAAGTACTCctatttgtttaaatattaataccATTATAacagaaattttaattattatattttttccttttaaatcactatgtttttttcttttctatttactattaatatattttcataaaagaattttttatcattcagatataatatttgaatttgttcgTAAAATTGTAGTCTGTAGACTTGCTCTGCTCATATGTATTGCTACTAGTATTATCAAGAATCAAGAGTTATGTTTTACAATGTCctcttttattattaactaaaatGCTATAGATATGCACTCCACATAGTCATAGATAGAGAGATGGCTTTGATCGATATAGTCAAACACGAGTCGTATTAAATTTGTGTCAATAGCACGTGtcgattaaatttgtattttgctTGTTTGCTGGCAATCGTCATCATCGTGCAATTTTATACATGATGGACCTCAtcaattaaataggagtattcaattactattaataattagttggatttattagtaatttagtTAGAAGACTCCTACTGCtaattttcttgttcttcgtCGGTTATAAAGAAAAGTCACTAAATAGAACCCGTTGCGTATAAGCCTGGATAACCAAATTCCTGAAAAAACAAACGTGAATTCTTGATCGATTAAATATTAAGtactaattttcattccatcaaacaaaataaaatgtattacTTCCATCATTAATGATTATAAATGAGTTTATCTTAAATCATAAAGCATTCCATAATTTGTATTGACGTGGGCGAAAACTCATGTACGTCACAGGTCTCcgaaaatatatttgagatttgagaacaatatatatttgacGTTATCCATACAAATAAatagaagaataaatatacaaatagaGAAGGGATCGATGGAGAAAGAACCGCGACTCTTAAATGAATACTTGTTTGATCaattatgcaaataatatTACTTTTCAGTGTACTAAAAAATTGTAGAGTAAACTAGCAAGAATATTAATGAGTAATACTAATAGAGATATATTAACGAGTTGGATGCATAAGAAATAGACTCATCatgtgaataataataattgtaataatttactcaattattctaatattttttcaaaaaatctaaattgCAAATGAAACTAGAATATTGAGTTTTGTATAccttttaaacttttttttttatcgggAAACGAGctggaaaaaatattttatttgaaaataaatcaaaatgaagCAGATGAGAAGTCAACGTTGGAGATTCGAGCAATCGACTAATGTCTAGAGTCGAAACCAAATGTGCTAGACAAAAACTATTGTATTGTTGGCCCCATGCCACAATGTAGCTACGCTTGAATAATAGACAGATACATTAATGTAATTTCAAATTGCCTTTTTTTGATAGGGACAAACACTACATATTGTTGATAATATTATGGGTTTTCTTCTCCACTCTCAAATTTCCTCCGTCCTAGAAAATTTcgtgtatattttatttttctgtactatTAAAAACACCTCCAGAAACAATACAAGTAATTGGCCCCAACGTGATCGGcctaatcaattaaatattcaataataaattttcaaaatccaCTCCAATTACCCATAtgtttagtaatttattactcccatTAATTAAGTTAGAAGACTCCCACTGCTAATTTTCTTGTTCGATGACGGGCATAATGGAATAAATTCAACGTCAATTAGTAGGAAAATTCACTAAATGGGTTGCATCTAGTAGGTTTTCAATATGGATATTGAGTGTAATCTATCCAGTCTAAAATTTAACGGGCATCTGATATtcagaaaatggaaaatagttAAGCCGGGGTGgcccccaaaaaaaatatatgaagtcatcaattttgtttcaaaacatattttcgagtgttttaaattatttgtaaGGGTTTTCACacaataatttacataaaatttagataaaattcaaatatttataaagaatataattttaaaataaatcattgaGGGCTTTATCCCCTCCTCTCTACCACGTGGATCCGCCCCTCCAAGTATGAGATCGGATATTGACTTATCTATGATCGATATACAAAACAATGGATAACGATATAGACAGAGAATCTGTAGATCATAGTAGTTTGCCAACCTCTATTACTAACATCTGATATTAACTTATCTATGATCGACTAACCTATAATTTTGGATATCGTGCAAATAATACCCgattatctaatttttatccTAAGTCAAAatgtcaattaattaaatggagTTAGGATACTGTCATTCTTTTGTGATTGCAAAACTGCATCTTCCTCTCTTTCTCGCCGTTCTTGGCGACATTGTTgccttttattattttctcttattgCACACTACcattttcaaaatctaaataaaaaaatcacaataaaaataaaattcaataaaaattatttaacgGTCGTAATCAATgcattaattaaacaataaattacataCGAAAAACTCGATTGCATTTATAACTCAGTGATTTTCTAACTCCAGCTATTGTAACACAACACATTGTTTGAGTATATTACAAGAGTAATGACTAACTAATGATAATTACAAGAGTATATTAATGCTCAACCAAACTGTACGTGCCACTTCGAATTAGGATTTGAtgaattcattaaaaataatcccACGATTGGATGAGTTTGCTACTTATATTTGGATGGAGACTAGTGCCTGTTCCGTTTATcgtataaaataatagtggATGCAATATAGGACAGGAGAGGACAGGCTTTATCGaggattattttaatattagatTTTAGATTACTGTTCGGttgatttgattaatttaagaCAATTGAATAAGATTTGCATATAATGAAAAAGGATTACTGCCTATACAGAATATAAAAGCATAATTATGCACAAtcattagtatttatttaattatttaattttcaccACCTCCTCCATCACCATTCCCCAAACTTAATATGACTAccattttcccaaattttgCAGAGCccttcttttaatttaattaacatgACTAcccataattatatttaatgataaTTACGTTTATAGTATGATTTTTCTGTGACTATATACACACATCTCAAATCGAGCAAAGGAAAACATTATCAAATCAAGTTATTTTAATGTCTCTTTCAAGAAAGACACTTTGTTTATTAgtgattttttctttcattgtTCTACAAAAATGCAAAGGTCATGAAACAAAAGGATATATATGGAGGAGATGGTCCTCCAGTGcaatgtaaaaaaattgaatgtccgacatttactatatattattcataatGAAAAGGAATTTGAGATAAGAAATTACAGCCAATATTTATGGGTGATAGCTCCGACAGTCTTACAATACTCAATCATGGGTGGTATTACAAAAGCTGGAGacatgtaaattttttttatttcaattatttttaagttttttaggagtaataatttgcttctacttgaaattttcgcaaccaaattcaatttatatttatatttaattggaaacatattgaattatgttaatttgttaaatttttaaactcccacattttttgtttcattttctaatttatttgtgttttatatGCAGTTTGTTCAATTACTTAGTACATCACAAGAATGAccgaaaagaaaatattatcaatGTAGGCCCACTACTATTCTTAGATGTCGTGAATTCTACTTACACATCCTACTATTATGTACcaatcaaatatcaaaatggCGGTCTCCCAAAACCTCTAACACAAGATGTGAAGCAAGTAAAACTacctaaatataaatatgcagcTGTTAGAAGGATCGTTGGTGAAATTATAGAGGAAAGCATATTAGCACAAGTTGATATACTTaagaaaaacttgaaaaataCTACCTACAAACGAGCAGCGGACAGTGATCAATTTACATATGTTATGTATGATCAAACCAGTTGGGTACAAGGctatgaaattcttatttggTTCAACTAAAGAAATGTAGAATTGAAAATCCAATAATTCTGACAAATTCaatcatatataaattagaatttcTACTTTATTGAAGATGCATTTCTTTTGACGATGAATTTatcatattcttttattttgattacaTTATTGTTCCAGCTATATCGATAATATATGCTAATAGTGGAGCTGCTTGTAACAATAAAAGGAGGTCCAATTGTGGTTGGGTCAAAATTACACAAAATTCGCGATTATATTAACCATAGTTTACTATTATGTTTAACTGTGTTCATTGGGTGCAATTCTTGATTAATCGTACTGATATGCTTTAGTATTACAAGGGCAATGGCACataaatttttccaaaaactaTAATATCTGGCCTCCATCTAGTTGATTACAAATCAAGTTACCATTGTCTCCTACAAGAAATACATTTTGGTTATTGTTGTACAACAAATGGAAGGATCGTGAAACAAAAGGAGATCTCTCAATTCTATAACATTGATTGTCCACGTAATCACATGGaagaatttgaattaaaaaattaatgttgtCTACCATTTGTTGGATACTAAAAATGGACCAAAGATTGCTTCAATTTAGGTTGGACTGAAACAGTCTTCAAATAAGGCACCTggatattcaattattattctCAATAATATTATTCGAGAAAAAACTATACAGAAAAAATGGgctcatttttaaatatcttaTCCAATACTATCAGATTATAAGTTTGTAACATCATAAGAAATGCAAACGGTTGCCACGAAGGCACTTTCTAAATacagtaagtgttatttgccCAATCTTGATCCCAAAGCCATAAAAAATGAACTTACTTCAatctaaacaaataattagttatGTGAGTATTCATGtccataaataatactccctccgtcccacttaaaatgcaacatttgagaatcggcacggaattttatgtagtgttgttttgtgagttaatgaagagagagtaaagtaatagagatgaaaaagtagagatagagttgtttccttttaaggaaacgtttcatttttaatgggacaaccaaaaaaggaaaacgttgcatttttaatgggacagagggagtactagtaataTGTTTACTATTAAGAATGGAATTTAATGGCAACGAATTGTGTGAAATgtaaaatgaatcaaaatcaGGAagatattagtagtatttattaacgGTGAGTTTCGTAGTTGatcaaatttattcaataattattagtaGAATAATTATTGTTctcaataattattcaaaGCGCACCACCATGTGTCATTATGGAATGATGTGGCGATGATGTGTATTAAATACAAGTGGAAATCtaagtagtactcctactactttTAGTAACAAGTAAAATGactttatttctaaattatagAACAACTGTTTTCGAGACAagaatttggggattttttcTCACAATCTGAAATCCtgttaagagcatccacaatggatgtcCTAGTGCATGCCCCAGTGAAAGTCTTAGTggttgccacgtcagcatgTCTCATCTTTCTGTAATGATGGAGTCCTAGTGCATGCCCTATCTATTAtccatttctcattttaattttaattttaattttttttatgtttaccaattataaatagcaaaattagacttctaaattaaagaactagcaaaaaacatacattacttattttattttttttaaagttacaataaagaggtaCAATTTCAACGACCACTACGtgtccaaacttcttcaatcatgttgTTCATGAGATCAAATGAGCTTATTGGTTGCGCATGCTATCTTGAGCTTGTAATCTCTCGCTGAGTCCATAGGGTAAACCTCGAACGACCGGCAGGGCTGCATGACCTGCGCTCGGAGCGGCTTCATCGTCGGACCACTGGCTAGCTGCACGACCTTCATCGtgaataatcatgttgtgcaagatgaTGCACGCGTACATGACATTGGCGATATGATGCATATACCAGGAACGAGCCGGGCCTTTCACTATTCCCCAACGTGCTTGAAGCACACCGAATCCTCGCTCCACGTCCTTCCATGCAGCCTCCTGCTTTGCCGCAAAAAACTCTCTCCTCGCACCCATTGGGCAGGAGATCGTCTTCAAGAAAACTGGCCATCTCGGGTAAATACCGTCGGCTaagtagtaccccatatgatgTTGTCGTCCGTTGGCAGTGAAGCTGATAACCGGACCGTTGCCATTGCATTGCTCGGTGAAGAGACTGGACGAGTTCAGCACATTGATGTTCGTTGTTGGACCCCGCCACGCCAAAGTgagcatgccaaatccaaagaCTGTGGTCAACGATTGCTTCAAGGATCATTGTCGGGTGGGTACCCTTATACCCACTGGTGAATTGGCCTCTCCACGCTGCaggacaattcttccactcccagTGCATACAATCAATACTCCCTAACATTACAGGAAAGTCGTGCACCGTATCGTGCATCCGCAGCAGGTCCTGGCAGTCTTGGGCATTCGGCTTGCGCAAATATGTGGCGCCGAAGGCGTCAATAATGCCCGCACAAAAATTTACCAGACACTCCCGGCCAGTTGTATCCCCGACGTGAAgatactcgtcgaacatgtccgCCGTAGTGCCGTATGCCAACTGACGAAGCGCAACAGTGCACTTCGTCAGCGGGGATGGACCCTTTCTATGGGCCGCATCTTCCCGCCACTGGAAGTACTCGTCGCGCACATCCAACGCGTGAACAATCTGGAGAAACAACTCTCGCCGCATCCTAAACCGTCGGCGAAAAACCGGCGCGTCCCACCGGGGATGTTCGGCGAAGTAGTCCTCGAACAAACGTTGATGAGCTAGGACATGCTCTCGACGGACGGATTTCCGTCGGCGGATGGGCCTCGGGACCTGCTCTTGGGCCTGCTGTTCGGCTTGCTCTTGCTCATGTATTGCACGAATACCGGCGAGAATCTGGTTCCCGAAAGCAAACATTGCGCGTTCCATAGACCGACCAATATCTTCCCCGGGAAACATTTtggaaaagtgagtgaaagaGATATTGCAATGGAGAGAGAGTTGAGAGAGATGTGTGAGAGTTGtgtgaaaaatgagtgaaattaaggtatatttatagaattgaaaaagaaaaaaaaaaattcaaaaacgcGTGATCGGGCCAACGCGTGATCGGGCGCGCCTCTGCAATGGGCGCCCGATCTCACGCCCGATCGATCGGGCTCGGGATCGGTTGCGACCGAACTCTCGGTCGCGCTCGGGCGTGACCGAGGCCTGCAGTGAATGCCCGACCAtgcccgagcccgatctcggCCGATTGGGCGCGCGATCGgacatccattgtggatgctctaataaatCATACGTTCCCGGTGTCCATGCTATGCTTAATTTTCTTGCATATTGCAATCTATGGGACAACTCAGtacatcaaaattaatactatgattTAATCGgtcatttatgaaaattatgatGTAGACCAAAACTCATGATTTTTTCCTATTTACCttttattaaaacataaactttaattattatcaaCTGTCTCTCCATTTTTTCCCTACATATAAACATCAAAATCAGAGGCTATGCTTTTCCAGGATATATTCATTctattaaaatagtagtaattccCAAATCTCCACCATGACGATTACAGTTGACTTCctcaaattaaaacaaaaagtcttatttaaaaaaattagtaggaGTAAAACTTTTGGGACTAAGAATgctaaataaaagtaaaaaactaGTAGGAGTATTGCTTTTGGGActaagagagagagacctatcaaatttaattttcttttttttaaataccaATGATGTGGCGGTCGGTCTTTACTACAGCGATAAACATGGTCTAAATATTCACATTATAAATCACCAAACAATAAGCAAAATAAAGATTCCAATCTAAACATAtgattattactactaatactaGTTCTCTTGTCTTTTCATCGTGTAAGAATATTGCACATAAAAAACACATGTGCAGTCTATGATacgattttatttttcgtaatttctcaaCAATAACTTCGAGAACTTCAAGTTATTCAATATTTGAGGATAGTTTTTCATGAAGTACACCCTCCAACATTATTCTTCAATCCATTAATATAGCTGGAATTTTTCCAGTGAtgggaaaaaaacaaactcaagtaaagttcatgatattatttaccaaattaaatgtttctggaaaaaattcgattttttgaaagtttcataATATCAGGGGCCAATATCCCAAGATTTAATGCCAAATTAAATTTGCAACAAAACTGTTTTGTATAAAGTTTTGTATATACTCCTCTCTCAATTGTCCTTTACAGTACAAAGTTTTGTATATGCTCCTATTTTTTCCTGTACTTTTATAAACACCACTAGAAACAACAAGGCACCCACTTCACCCTCTGCCAACAAAAGTATATAGCCAACTTAATAAATGACCACAACGTGATTAACctcatcaattaaatattcaattactcCATAAGTTTTCAAACTCTACTCCTAGTTAAGTTACAAGACTCCTATTGCTAATTTTCTTATTCTGAATAATGGAATAATCGATTAGAAGAAAAACTATTGGATATCCGCTATCCGAAAAACAGGATATTAAGTTAGAAGACTCCTATTGctaattttcttattcaacGATGGAAATAATGGAATAATCGATTAGAAGAAAAACTATTAGATATGAGTAAAAATTATATGGTCCTTCCACACCATGGTGGCACAATAATTTGGTGTGCCTCACCATTAACTCTTTGACAATTGGAATAAAAAGGATCCACGTGCCATATAACTTTAACATAAATTAGGAAACTTAAAATGGACCATAGATCAACGTCATTAATTCTACGTAGTACCACTAGACTTATTTTGTTCCCAACAAATGTAACGCATTTAAACTATTCAAGCCTTCTAgctatttatgtaatttttaataatccTATTTCTTGTTTAAATGATAacagaaaattttaattattattaatattgcttaattattatattctcttcttttctattcattattaatatattataaaaaaatgacaattacTATCATtcaaagtttgaatttgtttgtAAAATTGTATGCATGCTCTTATGGAGTAGTGTTATAAAGTTTCAAGAGTTATGTTtgattatgtcttttttattacgattaactaaattttaaaaatgcaatatctcatttttatgAGTGGAATCTTGTTCCGtctttaattagtactactacttgtAATTTGAAGATGGCTTTGTTCGATATAGGAATAGGAACACGTGTCGATTAAATTTGTGTATTGCATGTTCGCTGTCAATCGTCATCATcgtacaaatttattttatggtaTTAACACCTCGTCCAATTGTGCCAGAACAACCGACTTTATTCATGCCTCCGTCCGTGATTGTCCTCATccattatatggagtattcaattactattactccctccgtctcatattactcgcacttttcattttagaacgTAAATTTAGGATTGATTTTTAactgtaattaaattagaattttaaatgtaatgaTACATCACTTAATAAAGGACTTCTTAACTTAATctatcatattaattaaatgcattaattctaacttaaactataaatagtgtaagGAGTTTGTGACGAGCCGAAAACAAACGTCAAGCGTCAAAGTAGTCCTCGACGGTGAACTCCCGGGGCGGTGCCATGTTGTTGACGAGGAAGATCTCGTCAACAAGCAGCTTGTAAACGGCAAATGTGTCGTTCATCTTGGGGAAGCTGGAGAAGGAGGGGTGGGCTTTGAATAAAGCCCGCTCCGCCTTTACGGCCTCCTTGGACTTTGGCGGGAGCAAAAAGAAGctgaaaaaaaagagatagaGAAGGTGAGAgatatagaaaaagaaaaagaaaatgaaaaggagAGAAGGTACCTCGCCGGAGAGTGAAATCTTGGCGCAGGAGGGATTTTGCGCCTCCTGCCGCCGCAGCCGTCAAAGGAGATATCAGTGACGGTGAGGCTGGCTGATACGAACCCGCATCAGTCAGGCACCGTCGGGGCAGACCGGCAAATGGGCAGGAGGAGAGGAGTGATCAGCCGGAGCGTGGTCTCGATCAGCCGGAGATACCGCTGTCTATCGCGACAACAAAGGGAAGAGGAACGTCCGCCCACCCGAAAGATTGGGCGAGTTCGTTCCCAAATAGATATCGagtctttttaattattttgctttatttctttcttttaagatattaatacttttgttatttatttttggaataagTGTCGAGCAAAAGTATAAGCTCcgtttcgggttttctttgttgattctttcccgagaTGATTAGGATTAGGTCGAatcaaccctagggtccttagtctataaatagggcaTTTGTTCGTACTTCGCAatcatgaataaaattaacaattgcCCACAAATCTCGTGAACTAATCTTCAACCCTAGTTTCTCACGCTGCCCGACGGAAAACCGCGCAGAGCCTGGAATCTAGCCTTCCGCCGAACCTAAGCTAGGGCGCCGGAACGTGTTTGATCAACGAAACTCAGTCGCCGATCCTAGTTAAGGAAGGAGTCCTTAACAACTGGTGCTTTCATCCGTGTACTCATGCAACGGAACAATTACAACAACTGCAAGGCGGTTTGGGGACCCCACGCCACGACACCTACCCTCCGAACCGATTCGGGGGCAGACCGACAACCGCGGGGCGCGATAATGGCGGCGGAAACCACCGCACGCCGGGGGATGATGGAGACGGCCGCCTGCTGCATGACAATCTCTAGGACGGTATCATGAATAACAAGATTGATCTTTTGTTGGAGAGATTCGACAAAATCGATGTTTGGAAAGATGAGACCGATCGCAGATTCGACAATCTGGGCCCGACTATGACCTGAGAGACCGACCAACCAGTCGGATTTGATGATGGAGAGGACGGCGATTATGACGATGTCCGTCTTCGAAGGTTTGGAGACAAGGGTAATCGACCTCGCATCCCTAATGTGGGTTTCCGCGAGAACGTACCGGAGGACAGAGGACGTCGCGACGACAGAGGTCGGTACGGCCCAGGTTGGGAGCAGCCGGACACCCGACAAGCGCGTTATCTTCCTGGCGGGAACGACCAACAATTTGAAAGGCGGCTTCGTGTTGGGATCCTTCCCAACGTTATCAAACCCATGTTccgggttacgaaaaaccacAGCGCGTCAAGATGAACCCACCACGCTTCAATGGTACTGACGCAACCAATTGGGTATCTAGGGTTCAGTATTACTTTGACCATCTCATGATGCCGGACGCTTAATGCCTACATTACGCCGTAATGTTATTTGATCCACCAGCGTCAGAATGAGTTTTTAACTATTGCGCGAACACAGAGTTCGTCACATGGCAAGATTTCTTGGTAGACGTACGCCATCGTTTCGACAGGCaaagttataaaaattaattttggtttattgCAAAATTAACTCAAACAGGGACGGTTTCGGAGTATCACGATACGTTTGAAAAATACCTCAATAGGGTCCAAGGAGTTCCGGAGTCGGAATTATTCACCTTGTTTGTGGCAGGCCTTAAACCTGCCATGCAAGAACACCTACGACTCCACCGTCCGGCGTCACTAGCGGAAGCAATGGCGTTGGCCCTGGAGTTGGCCGATACACTAGTCGACCAACTACCGCAGCAACAACCCTTATCAAACCAACGACGTTCTTGGCAGAATCAGAACGGTCGGGTGTCGGCAACGGCCACGACCGTGCCTACAGCTACTCAGCCCCCCTCGGGTTCGGGTCAAGCGACCACGTCGCAGGGCAGGGGTCAGGAGAGGCGTGGTAACACGATCCTAGCCTCGCATGCAGAGAAATCTGAGCGCTCGCGCCTAGGCCTGTGTTGGCATTGCCCGGAGAAGTGGGTTATTGGCCACGTGTGTAAACAGCGATTGCTACGCTATGCAGACGAAGAGGATGACTGCGCTTTGGACGTTTTCGAACAAGACACACCAGATGAGCTAATGGCAGCGGATATCTCTCACATCCATGCAATGAATGGTGACCGAAGGTCGCGCCCCTTGAAGGTAGTGGGAACCATACATGAGATGGAAGTATGCATCCTCAATTCCTCATCGATACCGGCAGTGACAGAGATTTCCTTCACCCAAGGATAGCTGAGACTTTGCACTTACCCTTGTCCCCCATTCGGCCCTTTAGGGTATATGTCGGGAATGGCGAGGCACTACTCTGCACGCATGTGGTGCGCGAGACGAAGTTGACAGTACAGAGTGAACGTGTTTGTGCTATTAGCCACCGCAAGGGATCCAAATCCCAATTAagactttttttttgaaaaaaaaaaagaaaaaaaaaatgagtgcaTGCATGATCAtatgaattcaaatttcaaatgaaGGGGGAATCAGGGTGGACTTTGACCACTGACAGTCTGACACCTATAGCTTTTCaaatgcatatataaaaatttaacacaGCTGGGTCCTACACCCATAATATGCGGCCCAATCACGAGGGGATTTACAGTTTTTCCTCTTATTTGCACCGAAGCCCCTCATATTgataatatatacattttgAAGTAATTGAAGTCAAcgattattcaattaataaaaaatagtcatatttttacattttaatttgctgactaaaattaattttatttgttaaatatttatatttggcATAATAGATCTCATTTTTTGtgaataatatttattcattttttaatattatgaagaTTAATTTTCGTGGATAGTGCCTAACCTTTCTACAAACCTTATAATTAGTGATAAACATATAGGTCTATTATTTAgttccaaaaaaatgaaatctatactaatataaaaagcgagttttgacattatttaaaaatatttataagttttatcCTTATTTGTAATATTGATAACTTAAATTATTCATCAATACATAATTGCATCATTTTTAGAGGAGAACCGTTTCTACCAATGAGATTAttatgctttaaaatttcaacgGCAGTTTCTTAAGACGCCTTTTCATCTAATCgtaattatactaatataaaaggcgagttttgggcatcattttgaatatttataaagtttGGGCACCATATCGAAAATTTAAGAGTTTTGAATGATAGTGGTAAAATGTTAcattactttttaataaaatcgCATAATGAATCCCTAAAATAAATGTAGGCATATGTAACTACCTACGATGTGGGGAAAAGATTAATGTTGATGACTTTTGAAATCTATAGTCAAACCAATATTAATACCATTAATGATATAATGTAACCCCATATATATAACGGCCTATTAATGATTTAAGaggaattttcaatttatgacTAAATTACCATTCGTAGTTTCcaagtagtactattttggaAGTAATGTATCCAATTGATtaaatcaaaaattaatattcattctATAATGTGTAGTGGAATTTAAAAGGTTTTAGAAGTTATTGG harbors:
- the LOC125220726 gene encoding uncharacterized protein LOC125220726 yields the protein MFPGEDIGRSMERAMFAFGNQILAGIRAIHEQEQAEQQAQEQVPRPIRRRKSVRREHVLAHQRLFEDYFAEHPRWDAPVFRRRFRMRRELFLQIVHALDVRDEYFQWREDAAHRKGPSPLTKCTVALRQLAYGTTADMFDEYLHVGDTTGRECLVNFCAGIIDAFGATYLRKPNAQDCQDLLRMHDTVHDFPQSLTTVFGFGMLTLAWRGPTTNINVLNSSSLFTEQCNGNGPVISFTANGRQHHMGYYLADGIYPRWPVFLKTISCPMGARREFFAAKQEAAWKDVERGFGVLQARWGIVKGPARSWYMHHIANVMYACIILHNMIIHDEGRAASQWSDDEAAPSAGHAALPVVRGLPYGLSERLQAQDSMRNQ